Within Halorussus sp. MSC15.2, the genomic segment GACCCACCCCGTCGGAACGCGGTTCCGGGCGAGTGCCCACAAACGTCATCGACTTCGCGAAGGGTTAAATCGTTTGGGGCGGGGGCACGTGTCTCAGTGACCGGCGGACGGCACACCGTGACGTGACCGGTTCGTTTGAGAAGCCTTAAGTCCAACCGGGGACAACGAAGGAATGCGTACGAAGGCCCGGGTGGTGTAGTGGCCCATCATACGACCCTGTCACGGTCGTGACGCGGGTTCAAATCCCGCCTCGGGCGTCCTTCTACTCGAACTCACGTTCGACAGCAGTCAGCGTACTGTAACTGACACCTAAATCTTCTAGAGACGTCCACGTACATTAGTAGAGCGAGGTTAGGGAACGGCTACCTATAGAGTGACCGTTCGAAGGTGCGTTCTCCGGAACACGGACACACCAAGACTCGCTACGACGCAGGACGGACCGGTTACGGTTATCGTTTAAATACGAAGACGGCACACCCTCGCCACACGATGAATACGTCACGGAAGGGTGACGAAACGGAGGTGACGATTCTCGCCAGACTGATGCGGGTCGGTGCCTCGGTTTCGGTCCCGTTCGGAGACAACGACCGATACGACCTCGTGGCCGACGACGGAGACCGACTCCACCGAGTACAATGTAAAACCGGAAACTGGACCAACGGCACCGTCCGGTTCAATCTCTACACGTCGGTCGTGAACTCGGAGGGCCGCGTCGACTCGGACTACACGTCGGAGGAAATCGACGCGTACGCAGTGTACTCCGCCGATACCGATTCGGTGTATTGGGTCCCCATAGAGGAGACGGGCGACGGTGAGATGCGGTTACGAGTCGAAGACCCCCATCCGAAGGCTCCGGAGTCGAGAATAAATTGGGCCAACGAGTACGCTCTGTCGGAACAGTTCGGATAACTCTCGTTAGGAACCGGACTATTCGTGGCGTGTCAGTACCTGACAATGGCCGACGGAACCGACACCCATTAATAACAACGGCCGGAAGAAGGAGATGCGTACGAAGGCCCGGGTGGTGTAGTGGCCCATCATACGACCCTGTCACGGTCGTGACGCGGGTTCAAATCCCGCCTCGGGCGTTTTCTGCTGACGCCGGTTCACGAGCGAGGAGCATCGGCGACGAGCGAGTCCGGCGTCAGCGAACCGACTGCGGGAGTTGAATCCTGCGAGACGCACGCCTGCGAAACGGAGTGAGCAGGACCGGCTCGCTCCGGTTCAAGTCCGGCCTCGGGCGTCCTTCTACTCGAACTCACACTCACAAGCAATCGGCTTACTGTGTCGTGTGTCTCCGAGTTCGAGAGACACCTATCGTGGCTCGTGAATCTGAGTAGTTCGGCCGATGCCCGTTGCGACCAGACAGTCACCCGCAAGCGATAACTCCGAGACGGCCGTCTCTCCCGTGTGGCCACGGACGAACCGAACTCCGACGAGAGCGACGAGTTCCTGCACGAGGAGTTGGTTCCGGCGCTGCTCCTCGTCGGCGTACTACTGTTTCTCGTCCCCGAGCCAGTTACCTCGACGCTCGGCGTCGTCCTCGCCGGTTTCGGCGTCGGTCTGTGGGCGTGGGACCTCCTGCGTTAGTTCGACGGCGTGGTTTAGTTGAACACCGTCGCCACCCAACCGCCGAGGACGACCGCGACCAGCGCGCCGACCAAGTTCACCGCCGCGTTCTCGACTGCCTCGCGTTTCGCGCCGCCCTCGTAGAGTTCCACCGTCTCCACGGCGAAACTGGAGAACGTCGTGAACGCGCCACAGAAACCGATTCCGAATACGCTGAGCAGTGCCG encodes:
- a CDS encoding CrcB family protein, coding for MNTALLVGVGGVLGALSRFAVGSVLSPRTRSTLAVNVLGSFALGALTVGLADGTALLSVFGIGFCGAFTTFSSFAVETVELYEGGAKREAVENAAVNLVGALVAVVLGGWVATVFN
- a CDS encoding group I intron-associated PD-(D/E)XK endonuclease; the encoded protein is MNTSRKGDETEVTILARLMRVGASVSVPFGDNDRYDLVADDGDRLHRVQCKTGNWTNGTVRFNLYTSVVNSEGRVDSDYTSEEIDAYAVYSADTDSVYWVPIEETGDGEMRLRVEDPHPKAPESRINWANEYALSEQFG